A genomic region of Paenibacillus sp. PL2-23 contains the following coding sequences:
- the atpA gene encoding F0F1 ATP synthase subunit alpha, which produces MSIRPDEISTLIKQQIEQYKSEIQVVDVGTVINVGDGIARVHGLENAMQGELLEFANGVIGMALNLEESNVGVVILGPYTDIREGDQVKRTGRIMEVPVGDELLGRVVNPLGQPVDGKGPTNTTATRPVESPAPGVIDRKSVHEPMQTGIKAIDAMVPIGRGQRELIIGDRQTGKTAIAIDAIINQKGNGVKCIYVAIGQKQSTVANVVETLRRHGAMDYTIVVTASASEPAPLLFLAPYAGVSMAEYFMYKGEHVLIVYDDLSKQAAAYRELSLLLRRPPGREAYPGDVFYLHSRLLERAAKLSDKLGGGSITALPFIETQASDVSAYIPTNVISITDGQIFLESDLFYSGQRPAVNVGISVSRVGGSAQIKAMKKVAGTLRLDLAAYRELQAFAQFGSDLDKSTQARLNRGARTMEILKQGVNQPMPVEKQVISIYTAVKGHLDDVALENIGRFEREFLAFLESNHPEIGASIRDTKDLVADNEKALVAAIQTFKKSFA; this is translated from the coding sequence TTGAGTATCAGACCTGATGAAATCAGCACGCTGATTAAACAACAGATCGAACAATATAAATCCGAGATTCAAGTCGTAGACGTCGGCACAGTCATCAATGTCGGTGACGGTATCGCTCGCGTACACGGCCTTGAGAACGCGATGCAAGGCGAGCTGCTCGAATTCGCGAACGGTGTAATCGGCATGGCGCTGAACCTCGAGGAAAGCAACGTGGGTGTCGTTATCCTCGGTCCTTACACGGACATTCGCGAGGGCGACCAAGTGAAACGCACGGGCCGCATCATGGAAGTACCTGTTGGCGACGAGCTTCTGGGCCGCGTCGTTAATCCGCTGGGCCAGCCGGTTGACGGCAAAGGTCCAACGAACACAACAGCAACTCGTCCGGTTGAATCCCCGGCGCCAGGCGTTATCGACCGTAAATCGGTTCATGAGCCTATGCAGACGGGTATCAAAGCAATCGACGCGATGGTGCCAATCGGCCGCGGTCAACGCGAGCTGATCATCGGCGACCGTCAAACAGGTAAAACGGCGATCGCGATCGACGCGATCATCAACCAAAAGGGCAATGGCGTAAAATGTATCTACGTTGCCATCGGCCAAAAGCAATCCACAGTAGCCAACGTTGTGGAAACTCTTCGCCGCCACGGCGCGATGGACTACACCATCGTCGTAACAGCGAGCGCTTCCGAGCCGGCTCCACTGTTGTTCCTGGCTCCATACGCAGGCGTATCCATGGCTGAGTACTTCATGTACAAAGGCGAGCACGTCCTGATCGTATACGATGACCTGTCGAAGCAAGCCGCGGCTTACCGCGAGCTGTCCCTGCTTCTCCGTCGTCCTCCGGGCCGCGAGGCTTATCCGGGCGACGTATTCTACCTGCATTCCCGCTTGCTGGAGCGCGCAGCTAAGCTGAGCGACAAGCTCGGCGGCGGCTCGATCACAGCTCTGCCGTTCATCGAGACGCAAGCGTCCGACGTTTCGGCTTACATCCCGACGAACGTGATCTCCATCACGGACGGCCAGATCTTCCTTGAGTCCGACCTGTTCTACTCCGGCCAACGTCCGGCGGTTAACGTCGGTATCTCCGTATCCCGCGTAGGCGGTTCCGCGCAGATCAAGGCGATGAAGAAGGTTGCCGGCACGCTCCGTCTGGACCTTGCGGCATACCGCGAGCTTCAAGCGTTCGCTCAGTTCGGCTCCGACCTCGACAAGTCGACTCAGGCTCGTCTGAACCGCGGCGCGCGTACAATGGAAATTCTGAAGCAAGGCGTGAACCAGCCGATGCCGGTTGAGAAGCAAGTGATCTCGATCTACACAGCGGTTAAAGGCCACCTTGACGACGTAGCGCTGGAGAATATCGGCCGCTTCGAAAGAGAATTCCTGGCGTTCCTGGAATCCAACCATCCGGAGATCGGCGCTTCCATCCGCGACACCAAAGACTTGGTAGCGGACAACGAGAAGGCGCTTGTCGCAGCCATCCAAACATTCAAGAAAAGCTTTGCCTAA
- a CDS encoding F0F1 ATP synthase subunit delta, translating to MSRDTVVAKRYAKALFELASGSSIVSEVEAQLKLIADALTQDAEIGKFLSLPSVAPASKIEVLKSAFGDKVSGLVLDTLRVIVSRGRQELIGDVYEAYTKIAGEALGQAHATVYTAQKLSDAELAGVAEQFGSITGKKIIAQQIVEPALLGGMQVRIGDRLYDGSLSGKLERLQKSLHSKAL from the coding sequence ATGAGCCGCGACACGGTAGTAGCGAAGCGCTACGCAAAAGCCTTGTTCGAGCTAGCTTCCGGCAGCAGCATCGTTTCGGAGGTTGAAGCGCAGCTCAAGCTGATCGCGGACGCCCTGACTCAAGACGCAGAGATCGGGAAGTTCCTTTCCCTTCCAAGCGTTGCGCCTGCATCCAAGATTGAAGTGCTGAAATCCGCTTTCGGCGACAAAGTGTCCGGTCTTGTGCTGGATACGCTGAGAGTTATCGTATCGCGCGGCCGTCAAGAGCTGATCGGCGACGTATACGAAGCTTACACGAAGATCGCGGGAGAAGCTCTTGGTCAAGCTCATGCGACGGTATACACCGCGCAGAAGCTGTCCGACGCTGAGCTAGCGGGAGTCGCGGAGCAATTCGGAAGCATCACAGGCAAAAAAATTATTGCACAGCAAATTGTCGAGCCAGCGCTGCTAGGCGGCATGCAAGTGCGCATCGGCGACCGCCTGTACGACGGAAGCTTGTCCGGCAAGCTGGAGCGTTTACAAAAATCTTTACATTCCAAAGCACTGTAG
- the atpF gene encoding F0F1 ATP synthase subunit B, whose protein sequence is MDFVWESTVFAIAAFLILYWLLNKYAFGPLFSIMEQRRQLIQQQMNTAETSRKAAETSMEEQKAALEQARKEAYAIIEQARTTSTKQAEEIVQSAKNEAGRLKGDALKDIESEKNKAIAALRSEVGGISVQIASKIIEKQVDEKSQEQLVDQYLKEVGSK, encoded by the coding sequence ATGGATTTTGTATGGGAATCGACGGTATTCGCGATCGCGGCGTTTCTGATCTTGTACTGGCTGCTCAACAAATATGCTTTTGGCCCATTGTTCTCGATCATGGAGCAGCGCAGACAGCTGATCCAGCAGCAGATGAACACGGCTGAGACAAGCCGCAAAGCAGCAGAAACTTCGATGGAAGAGCAGAAGGCGGCGCTTGAGCAAGCACGCAAGGAAGCTTACGCCATCATCGAGCAAGCAAGAACAACCAGCACGAAGCAAGCGGAAGAGATCGTTCAATCCGCCAAGAACGAAGCGGGCCGCCTGAAAGGCGACGCGCTTAAGGATATCGAAAGCGAGAAGAACAAAGCGATCGCAGCGCTCCGCTCGGAAGTCGGAGGCATCTCCGTTCAAATCGCTTCCAAGATCATCGAGAAGCAAGTGGACGAGAAGTCCCAGGAGCAGCTGGTTGATCAATACCTGAAAGAGGTCGGAAGCAAATGA
- the atpE gene encoding F0F1 ATP synthase subunit C — MDYGVLAAALAVGLGALGAGIGNGMIVSKTIEGIARQPELQGKLQTTMFIGVGIVEVVPIIGVVIGFLAFFA, encoded by the coding sequence ATGGATTACGGAGTTTTGGCAGCAGCACTAGCAGTTGGTTTGGGCGCACTTGGCGCAGGTATCGGTAACGGTATGATCGTAAGCAAAACAATCGAAGGTATCGCTCGTCAGCCTGAGCTTCAAGGCAAGCTGCAAACAACAATGTTTATCGGCGTTGGTATCGTCGAAGTTGTGCCGATCATCGGCGTAGTTATCGGCTTCTTGGCGTTCTTCGCTTAA
- the atpB gene encoding F0F1 ATP synthase subunit A, translated as MHEFPIIIVGGFEIDLSTWGAIIISSIITFLLARLAVRNLSLHNPGKLQNFMEWVVEFVHNTIASTMPLEKVKRFVSLGMTLIMFIFVSNLLGLPFGIVFDFHHENEFFGITKEVLEHHGGAVHMAFWKSPTAALEVTAGLAITVIFLVHYLGLKENTKHYIKHYVEPFPIFLPLNIIKEISKPITLALRLYANIFAGEVLISTILMLGVVGIPFLAIWQGFSIFVGAIQAFLFTILTMVYISQATVHHHEDEAH; from the coding sequence ATGCATGAATTTCCCATAATTATTGTGGGCGGCTTCGAAATTGACTTGTCGACGTGGGGAGCAATCATTATCTCTTCGATAATTACCTTCCTGCTTGCTCGTCTCGCCGTTCGCAACCTGTCCTTACACAATCCGGGCAAGCTGCAGAACTTCATGGAGTGGGTCGTCGAGTTCGTTCACAACACAATCGCGAGCACGATGCCGCTTGAGAAGGTAAAGCGTTTCGTGTCGTTAGGCATGACGCTGATCATGTTCATCTTCGTGTCCAACTTACTTGGCTTGCCATTCGGTATCGTGTTCGATTTCCATCACGAGAACGAATTCTTTGGCATTACGAAGGAAGTTCTGGAGCATCACGGTGGTGCGGTGCACATGGCATTCTGGAAATCCCCGACAGCTGCTCTAGAGGTTACAGCCGGTCTCGCGATTACGGTGATCTTCCTTGTTCACTACCTGGGCCTGAAGGAGAACACGAAGCACTACATCAAGCACTATGTAGAGCCGTTCCCGATCTTCTTGCCGCTTAACATCATTAAGGAGATCTCAAAACCGATTACACTGGCTCTTCGTCTCTACGCGAACATCTTCGCGGGCGAGGTTCTGATCTCAACCATTCTGATGCTGGGCGTGGTCGGTATTCCGTTCCTGGCGATTTGGCAGGGCTTCAGTATTTTCGTAGGCGCTATCCAGGCATTCCTGTTCACCATTCTGACGATGGTGTACATCTCGCAAGCTACAGTTCATCATCACGAAGACGAAGCGCATTAA
- a CDS encoding ATP synthase subunit I, whose translation MVDNIFKTAMRWALLIAAACLLLWLVMPEWKSVYAGLLLGIFASFLNALMLRRRVDIVGQAVSGKRRMGMGLGSRIAMVLLVAMIAYKNPETFNLPATLAASMVMPFLTLVSAFLHHKRE comes from the coding sequence ATGGTGGATAATATTTTCAAAACGGCGATGCGTTGGGCGCTTCTTATAGCGGCTGCCTGCCTGCTGCTCTGGCTGGTTATGCCGGAGTGGAAGAGCGTATACGCTGGTCTTCTGCTGGGCATATTCGCAAGCTTTCTGAATGCGCTTATGCTGAGACGCAGGGTGGACATTGTAGGACAAGCCGTAAGCGGCAAACGCCGCATGGGAATGGGACTAGGCAGCCGCATCGCGATGGTGCTGCTCGTTGCCATGATTGCCTACAAGAATCCAGAGACGTTCAACCTGCCGGCTACGCTGGCGGCAAGTATGGTGATGCCGTTTCTTACATTGGTATCCGCTTTTCTACACCATAAACGCGAATAA
- a CDS encoding AtpZ/AtpI family protein, with protein sequence MNEKRNDDNPWRAAALVGGLGIDVGICIFLGYWLGSIAGERFGDSKTWMASGLLVGLAVGILSAILIVRKVMKRTDGG encoded by the coding sequence ATGAATGAGAAGCGCAATGATGACAATCCGTGGAGAGCCGCCGCGCTTGTGGGCGGGCTTGGCATCGATGTCGGGATTTGTATATTCTTGGGGTATTGGCTTGGCTCGATAGCCGGGGAACGCTTCGGCGATTCGAAGACCTGGATGGCTTCCGGGCTGCTTGTTGGTCTGGCTGTCGGCATTCTTTCAGCCATTCTGATTGTCAGGAAGGTGATGAAGAGGACCGATGGTGGATAA
- the wecB gene encoding non-hydrolyzing UDP-N-acetylglucosamine 2-epimerase, whose translation MSKLKVMTIFGTRPEAVKMAPLVLELQRRDDQIQSIVCVTAQHRQMLDQVLDFFEIKPNYDLNVMKERQTLTETTVRVLEGLEPVLAEAKPDIVLVHGDTQTTFLASYAAFLKQIKVGHVEAGLRTWNKMSPYPEEMNRQLAGVLSDIHFAPTDWSANNLRKENKSEESIYITGNTAADVFQYTVDESFSHPVLEWAKGKRMILMTAHRRESLGEPHRNIFRAVKRIADEHEDVVVVYAVHLNPAVREPANEILGGHPRIRLIDPLDVFEFHNFYPHTYMIMTDSGGMQEEAPSFGVPTLVLRDTTERPEGIEAGTLELVGTDEEQVYSKAKSLLNDSALYCRMSQAANPYGDGRTSERIVDAILHHFGRNAQRPEAFTQRS comes from the coding sequence TTGTCGAAATTAAAGGTAATGACGATATTTGGCACCCGGCCTGAGGCGGTGAAGATGGCCCCTCTCGTACTGGAGCTGCAGAGACGGGACGACCAGATTCAATCCATCGTCTGCGTGACGGCGCAGCATCGCCAGATGCTGGACCAAGTGCTCGATTTCTTCGAGATCAAGCCGAATTACGACCTGAACGTGATGAAGGAGCGGCAGACGCTGACGGAGACGACGGTACGCGTGCTGGAGGGGCTTGAGCCGGTGCTTGCGGAAGCGAAGCCGGATATCGTGCTTGTGCACGGCGATACGCAGACGACGTTCCTCGCGAGCTACGCCGCCTTCCTGAAGCAGATCAAAGTTGGCCATGTTGAAGCCGGCCTGCGCACCTGGAACAAGATGTCGCCGTATCCCGAGGAGATGAACCGTCAGCTCGCCGGCGTATTATCCGATATTCACTTTGCTCCGACCGATTGGTCGGCGAACAACCTGCGCAAGGAGAACAAGTCGGAGGAATCCATCTACATAACGGGCAATACGGCTGCGGATGTGTTCCAGTATACGGTAGACGAATCGTTCAGCCATCCCGTGCTGGAGTGGGCCAAGGGCAAGCGGATGATTCTGATGACGGCGCACCGCAGGGAGTCGCTTGGAGAGCCGCACCGCAACATCTTCCGCGCGGTGAAGCGCATTGCGGATGAGCATGAGGATGTGGTTGTGGTGTACGCCGTGCACTTGAACCCGGCGGTTCGGGAGCCGGCCAACGAGATATTGGGAGGCCATCCCCGCATTCGTCTGATTGATCCGCTGGACGTGTTCGAGTTCCATAACTTCTACCCGCACACGTATATGATTATGACGGACTCCGGCGGCATGCAGGAGGAGGCACCATCGTTCGGAGTGCCGACGCTGGTGCTGCGGGATACGACGGAGCGGCCGGAGGGCATCGAGGCCGGCACGCTGGAGCTGGTCGGGACGGATGAGGAGCAGGTGTACAGCAAGGCGAAGTCGCTGCTGAACGATTCCGCGCTGTATTGCCGGATGAGCCAAGCGGCCAACCCATACGGCGACGGCAGGACTTCGGAGCGAATTGTTGATGCGATTCTGCATCATTTTGGACGAAATGCACAGCGCCCGGAAGCGTTCACACAACGTTCATAG
- the upp gene encoding uracil phosphoribosyltransferase, which produces MSKLVICDHPLIQHKLTFIRNKETNTKDFRELVDEVATLMAYEITRDIPLDTIQVETPVAVTEAKVVSGRMLGLIPILRAGLGMVDGILKLIPSAKVGHIGLARDHETLQPKEYYINLPTDAPNRLLIVIDPMLATGGSAIAAISSLKKRSCDQIKLMCLIAAPEGVKAVQDAHPDIDIYIAALDERLNEKGYIVPGLGDAGDRMFGTN; this is translated from the coding sequence ATGAGCAAATTGGTTATTTGTGACCATCCCTTAATTCAGCACAAACTGACGTTTATTCGGAATAAAGAGACGAATACGAAGGATTTCCGCGAGCTGGTGGATGAAGTTGCGACATTGATGGCTTACGAAATTACGCGGGACATTCCGCTGGACACGATTCAGGTGGAGACGCCTGTTGCCGTGACGGAAGCGAAGGTTGTCTCGGGACGCATGCTGGGGCTGATCCCCATTCTGCGAGCTGGACTCGGGATGGTGGATGGTATTCTGAAGCTGATCCCATCGGCGAAGGTGGGGCATATTGGCCTCGCGCGCGACCATGAGACGCTGCAGCCCAAGGAATATTATATTAATCTGCCGACGGACGCGCCGAACCGCCTGCTGATCGTCATCGATCCCATGCTGGCGACGGGAGGGTCCGCTATTGCCGCGATTTCCTCTCTGAAGAAGCGCAGCTGCGACCAGATCAAGCTGATGTGCCTCATCGCTGCTCCGGAAGGCGTGAAGGCGGTGCAGGATGCGCATCCCGACATCGATATCTATATCGCCGCGCTGGATGAGCGCCTGAATGAGAAGGGCTACATCGTCCCTGGACTCGGCGACGCCGGCGACCGCATGTTCGGCACGAATTAG
- a CDS encoding Ig-like domain-containing protein, producing MLPIQKSLRMLDHQARRWLTAMLAIIMFTSGMLLPSGAYAAEDSVTGIEWSYAESDYNPSTSSLEMYVEDGTVRLSVLAIQSGSASRKDITAEAVWKTSSSSIVKVDKGVLSGVGKGTATITATYKGYTLTIKASSDYVYNEVTLMLNNSAAPAAISNVLLGDSLAFTLDGDGQNITDVAAWSTSSSAVATVDNGQITLKGAGMATITAKYKGRSDTVKLTVTSPFKSIAISPKAPNDLLELEVGGDDFSLAAVVERKSGGSLEVTEEATWTSSNTKVLTVDQGVVTPVGTGKAAITVSYLGVADTLNVVVRTPYQSIRIAPDKEFHMQLQDAPLQIKAEALSNSNVTSDITAAGVWTSSEVSVATVSQGRVTPKSVGTTKITVSHKGVSRSIQVTVYPSIKGLKAAKSTIDGFRKLQGELPPITATTFDGSTLDVSKLVKWEAADEEIAELENGVWTAKKLGETTLTGTVQDLEVKVKLVVHLKPVKLLAEAKDMSVVLGQATPLPKVTVIYEDGEEADISESVEWTTTSDNIVLLEKEMKGLEASTVTLTGTYLTKTVSVRVKIEEEIVKLVVEPTSLELNPGRSKSIKVTGYYKNGKKVNVGTKMNWAVANADIAAISGSSSVKAIAVGTTKVTGVYQGNTVEVLVTVTPKLKSLQPSTKSAQLAIGGTVAVHVQAVYYTGAPVDATLLAEWTTSNASVASVKDGRITAVGKGSATVKASFGGKTISIRVTVK from the coding sequence GTGTTGCCAATACAAAAAAGCCTGCGGATGCTGGATCATCAAGCCCGCCGCTGGCTCACTGCCATGCTTGCTATTATCATGTTCACATCCGGCATGCTGCTGCCGTCAGGCGCATACGCAGCGGAGGACAGCGTAACCGGCATCGAGTGGAGCTACGCCGAGTCGGATTACAATCCGAGCACCTCTTCGCTGGAGATGTATGTAGAGGACGGCACCGTTCGTCTATCTGTGCTGGCCATTCAGTCTGGCTCCGCCTCCAGGAAGGATATAACGGCGGAGGCCGTCTGGAAGACCTCAAGCAGCTCCATCGTCAAGGTCGACAAAGGCGTCTTAAGCGGGGTCGGCAAAGGCACCGCGACGATTACAGCTACATATAAAGGCTATACCTTAACCATCAAGGCGTCATCGGATTACGTCTACAATGAAGTGACGCTTATGCTGAACAACTCTGCAGCCCCTGCCGCCATCTCCAATGTGCTGCTGGGCGACTCGCTCGCCTTCACCCTCGACGGGGACGGGCAGAACATTACCGATGTCGCGGCATGGAGCACATCCAGCTCTGCTGTCGCCACAGTCGACAACGGCCAGATCACGCTGAAGGGCGCCGGGATGGCTACGATTACAGCCAAGTACAAGGGCCGGTCGGATACAGTCAAGCTTACCGTAACATCGCCGTTCAAGTCGATCGCGATCAGCCCCAAGGCACCCAATGACCTGCTGGAGCTGGAGGTTGGCGGAGATGACTTCTCCCTCGCCGCAGTGGTCGAGCGGAAATCAGGCGGCTCCTTGGAGGTGACGGAGGAAGCGACGTGGACCAGCAGCAACACCAAGGTGCTCACCGTGGATCAGGGCGTCGTCACGCCAGTCGGAACCGGGAAAGCTGCCATAACCGTCTCCTATCTCGGGGTGGCTGACACGCTGAATGTCGTGGTGCGGACGCCTTACCAGTCCATACGCATTGCACCGGACAAGGAGTTCCATATGCAGCTGCAGGACGCACCGCTTCAGATCAAGGCAGAGGCGCTCAGCAACTCGAACGTGACCTCTGACATTACGGCCGCAGGCGTATGGACATCGTCGGAGGTGTCCGTAGCGACAGTCTCCCAGGGCAGGGTAACGCCAAAGTCGGTAGGCACCACCAAAATTACCGTATCCCATAAGGGCGTCAGCCGCAGCATTCAGGTTACGGTATACCCCAGCATCAAAGGGCTGAAGGCTGCCAAATCAACCATTGATGGCTTCAGGAAGCTCCAGGGGGAGCTCCCTCCGATAACGGCGACCACCTTCGACGGATCAACCCTCGATGTGTCGAAGCTTGTGAAGTGGGAGGCGGCGGACGAAGAGATTGCAGAGCTGGAGAACGGCGTCTGGACGGCCAAGAAGCTTGGCGAGACGACATTGACAGGCACTGTGCAGGACCTGGAGGTCAAGGTGAAGCTGGTTGTTCATCTGAAGCCGGTCAAGCTGCTCGCCGAGGCCAAGGATATGAGCGTCGTTCTGGGCCAAGCCACCCCGCTGCCGAAGGTCACCGTCATCTATGAGGATGGTGAGGAGGCCGATATATCGGAGTCGGTGGAATGGACAACCACGTCGGATAACATTGTGCTTCTGGAGAAGGAGATGAAGGGTCTGGAGGCGTCCACCGTCACGTTGACGGGTACGTATCTAACCAAGACAGTCTCCGTTCGCGTGAAAATAGAAGAAGAAATTGTGAAGCTCGTGGTTGAGCCAACAAGCCTGGAGCTGAACCCTGGCCGCTCCAAATCCATCAAGGTGACCGGCTATTACAAGAACGGCAAGAAGGTGAACGTCGGCACCAAAATGAACTGGGCTGTCGCAAACGCCGATATCGCAGCCATCAGCGGCTCATCCTCCGTGAAGGCGATAGCCGTCGGCACCACCAAAGTAACGGGCGTCTATCAGGGGAACACCGTAGAGGTGCTCGTCACTGTTACGCCTAAGCTGAAATCGCTGCAGCCCTCCACCAAATCCGCGCAGCTGGCGATAGGGGGAACGGTTGCGGTCCACGTGCAGGCCGTCTATTATACAGGAGCCCCTGTAGATGCGACGCTGCTGGCGGAATGGACAACCTCCAACGCCTCTGTGGCGTCGGTTAAGGACGGGCGGATTACCGCCGTCGGCAAGGGCTCTGCCACAGTCAAGGCGTCCTTCGGAGGCAAAACCATCTCCATCCGTGTAACGGTTAAATAA
- a CDS encoding mechanosensitive ion channel family protein, whose protein sequence is MMDWVMERAEAWRLVELGISLGIFALFLLFRKLFVSFLFSYLMRKLERVRLAARVLEGFEKPLRGIFVLLGAYLAIIYYATGDSWLYLHLYVVHSLFRSFMILLIGVGLYNLSASSSVLLETISKRFGGDDSSMLIPFLSKVVRFIIVVIVFTAVVSEWGFNINGVVAGMGLGSLAIALAAKDTLGNILGGIVIVMEKPFSKGDWILTPAVEGVVEDITFRSSKIRTFADALVTVPNSTLADSPITNWSLMGRRRITFTLNVALDTDGDRLTAAISRIERYLMENSDIDERTIMVRFNEFKESGLGIFLYYFTKTVVWKDHLTVRQETQLEMLRILKEESVRLAYPVQRVLLESGASQEQGGETLRGM, encoded by the coding sequence ATGATGGATTGGGTGATGGAGAGGGCGGAGGCTTGGAGGCTTGTGGAGCTGGGCATTTCGCTTGGCATATTCGCATTGTTCCTGCTGTTCCGGAAGTTGTTCGTCAGCTTTCTGTTCTCTTATCTGATGAGGAAGCTGGAGAGGGTGAGGCTGGCTGCCCGTGTGCTGGAGGGCTTCGAGAAGCCGCTTCGCGGCATATTTGTTCTGTTAGGCGCTTATTTAGCCATTATCTATTACGCGACTGGGGATAGCTGGCTGTATCTTCATCTTTATGTTGTGCACAGTCTATTTCGCAGCTTCATGATTTTGCTTATTGGTGTGGGCCTGTACAACCTGTCCGCATCCTCCTCCGTGCTGCTGGAGACGATCAGCAAGCGCTTCGGTGGCGACGATTCCAGCATGCTGATTCCGTTCCTGTCCAAGGTGGTGCGGTTCATCATCGTGGTGATCGTGTTCACGGCGGTCGTCTCGGAATGGGGCTTCAATATTAATGGCGTAGTAGCCGGGATGGGTCTGGGCAGCCTCGCGATCGCCCTGGCGGCGAAGGACACGCTGGGCAATATACTGGGAGGCATTGTTATCGTGATGGAGAAGCCGTTCTCCAAGGGGGATTGGATTCTGACTCCGGCTGTGGAGGGCGTTGTGGAGGATATTACGTTCCGCAGCTCCAAAATCCGCACATTCGCGGACGCCTTGGTGACGGTGCCGAACTCGACTCTCGCGGATTCGCCGATTACGAACTGGAGCCTAATGGGACGGCGGCGCATTACCTTCACGCTGAACGTTGCGCTGGACACGGACGGCGATCGCCTGACGGCGGCCATCAGCCGCATCGAACGTTATTTGATGGAGAACAGCGATATAGACGAGCGCACCATTATGGTGCGGTTCAATGAGTTTAAGGAAAGCGGACTCGGCATCTTCCTTTATTATTTCACCAAGACTGTCGTTTGGAAGGACCACCTGACGGTACGGCAGGAGACGCAGCTGGAGATGCTGCGCATACTGAAGGAGGAGAGCGTCAGGCTGGCTTATCCGGTGCAGCGCGTGCTGCTGGAGAGCGGCGCATCCCAGGAGCAGGGCGGGGAGACGCTGCGGGGGATGTAA
- a CDS encoding dipeptide ABC transporter ATP-binding protein: MSSPLVQVNDLRKFFNLGKGNILKAVNDISFNIGRGETVGVVGESGCGKSTAGRTILRLYEPTGGGVTFDGKDIYKLKGAELKALRRNMQMIFQDPYASLNPRMTVTDIIGEALDIHNLAGSRAERKGKVEGLLDLVNLNPEHALRYPHEFSGGQRQRIGIARALAVDPKFIIADEPISALDVSIQAQVVNLMQDLQRKMGLTYLFIAHDLSMVKHISDRVAVMYLGKIVELAESSELYDNPRHPYTRALLSAIPIPDPQVEAERERIVLKGDLPSPINPPSGCQFHTRCPIATDKCKTDAPKLLDVGKGHFAACHYA, translated from the coding sequence ATGAGCTCTCCACTCGTTCAAGTCAATGATTTGCGCAAGTTCTTCAACTTGGGCAAAGGCAATATTCTGAAAGCCGTGAACGATATCTCGTTCAACATCGGGCGCGGCGAAACCGTAGGCGTCGTTGGTGAATCCGGTTGCGGCAAGTCTACGGCAGGCCGCACGATTCTGCGGCTGTACGAGCCGACCGGCGGCGGCGTGACGTTCGACGGCAAGGATATCTATAAGCTGAAGGGCGCCGAGCTGAAGGCGCTGCGCCGCAACATGCAGATGATCTTCCAGGATCCCTATGCTTCGCTTAACCCTCGTATGACGGTGACCGACATCATCGGTGAGGCGCTGGACATTCATAATCTGGCGGGAAGTCGCGCCGAGCGCAAGGGCAAGGTCGAGGGCTTGCTGGATCTCGTCAACCTGAACCCGGAGCATGCGCTGCGTTATCCGCATGAGTTCTCCGGCGGTCAGCGTCAGCGGATCGGGATCGCCCGCGCGCTTGCGGTGGATCCCAAGTTCATCATCGCCGATGAGCCGATCTCCGCGCTGGACGTATCCATCCAGGCCCAGGTCGTGAACCTGATGCAGGATCTGCAGCGCAAGATGGGGCTGACTTATTTGTTCATCGCGCATGACCTGTCCATGGTGAAGCATATATCCGACCGCGTGGCGGTTATGTACCTCGGCAAGATCGTAGAGCTCGCGGAGAGCAGTGAGCTGTACGACAATCCGCGCCACCCTTATACCCGCGCCCTGCTGTCCGCGATTCCGATCCCGGATCCGCAGGTGGAAGCGGAGCGCGAGCGCATCGTGCTGAAGGGTGACCTTCCTAGCCCGATTAACCCGCCGAGCGGCTGCCAGTTCCATACGCGCTGCCCGATCGCGACGGACAAGTGCAAGACCGACGCGCCGAAGCTGCTCGATGTGGGCAAAGGCCACTTCGCGGCTTGCCACTACGCGTAA